One genomic window of Hippopotamus amphibius kiboko isolate mHipAmp2 chromosome 10, mHipAmp2.hap2, whole genome shotgun sequence includes the following:
- the POU1F1 gene encoding pituitary-specific positive transcription factor 1 isoform X1, giving the protein MSCQTFTSADTFIPLNSESSATLPLIMHHSAAECLPVSNHATNVMSTATGLHYSVPSCHYGNQSSTYGVMAGSLTPCLYKFPDHTLSHGFPPMHQPLLAEDPTAADFKQELRRKSKSVEEPIDMDSPEIRELEKFANEFKVRRIKLGYTQTNVGEALAAVHGSEFSQTTICRFENLQLSFKNACKLKAILSKWLEEAEQVGALYNEKVGANERKRKRRTTISIAAKDALERHFGEQNKPSSQEILRMAEELNLEKEVVRVWFCNRRQREKRVKTSLNQSLFTISKEHLECR; this is encoded by the exons ATGAGTTGCCAAACTTTTACTTCGGCTGATACCTTTATACCTCTGAATTCTGAGTCTTCTGCAACTCTGCCTCTGATAATGCATCACAGTGCTGCTGAGTGCCTCCCAGTCTCCAACCATGCCACCAACGTGATGTCCACAG CAACAGGACTTCATTATTCTGTTCCTTCCTGTCATTATGGAAACCAGTCATCCACCTATGGAGTGATGGCAG GGAGCTTAACCCCTTGTCTTTATAAGTTTCCCGACCACACCTTGAGTCATGGCTTTCCTCCCATGCACCAGCCTCTCCTTGCAGAGGACCCCACAGCTGCTGATTTCAAGCAGGAGCTCAGGCGGAAAAGCAAATCGGTTGAAGAGCCAATAGACATGGATTCTCCAGAAATCCGAGAACTTGAAAAATTTGCCAATGAATTTAAAGTGAGAAGAATTAAGCTAG ggtACACccaaacaaatgttggagaagccCTGGCAGCTGTGCATGGCTCTGAATTCAGTCAAACAACTATCTGCCGATTTGAAAACCTGCAGCTTAGCTTCAAAAATGCATGCAAACTAAAAGCAATATTATCCAAATGGCTGGAGGAAGCCGAGCAAGTAGGAG CTTTATACAATGAGAAAGTGGgtgcaaatgaaagaaaaaggaaacggAGAACAACTATCAG TATTGCTGCTAAAGACGCTCTGGAGAGACACTTTGGAGAACAGAATAAACCTTCATCTCAAGAGATCTTGAGGATGGCTGAAGAACTGAACCTGGAGAAAGAAGTAGTGAGGGTTTGGTTTTGCAAccgaaggcagagagaaaaacgGGTGAAAACAAGTCTGAATCAGAGTTTATTTACTATTTCTAAGGAGCATCTTGAATGCAGATAA
- the POU1F1 gene encoding pituitary-specific positive transcription factor 1 isoform X2 translates to MSCQTFTSADTFIPLNSESSATLPLIMHHSAAECLPVSNHATNVMSTVPSILSLIQTPKCLCTYFLVTTLRNTATGLHYSVPSCHYGNQSSTYGVMAGSLTPCLYKFPDHTLSHGFPPMHQPLLAEDPTAADFKQELRRKSKSVEEPIDMDSPEIRELEKFANEFKVRRIKLGYTQTNVGEALAAVHGSEFSQTTICRFENLQLSFKNACKLKAILSKWLEEAEQVGALYNEKVGANERKRKRRTTISIAAKDALERHFGEQNKPSSQEILRMAEELNLEKEVVRVWFCNRRQREKRVKTSLNQSLFTISKEHLECR, encoded by the exons ATGAGTTGCCAAACTTTTACTTCGGCTGATACCTTTATACCTCTGAATTCTGAGTCTTCTGCAACTCTGCCTCTGATAATGCATCACAGTGCTGCTGAGTGCCTCCCAGTCTCCAACCATGCCACCAACGTGATGTCCACAG TCCCGTCTATTTTGTCTTTGATCCAAACTCCTAAATGTTTGTGTACATATTTCTTGGTGACAACGTTGCGAAACACAGCAACAGGACTTCATTATTCTGTTCCTTCCTGTCATTATGGAAACCAGTCATCCACCTATGGAGTGATGGCAG GGAGCTTAACCCCTTGTCTTTATAAGTTTCCCGACCACACCTTGAGTCATGGCTTTCCTCCCATGCACCAGCCTCTCCTTGCAGAGGACCCCACAGCTGCTGATTTCAAGCAGGAGCTCAGGCGGAAAAGCAAATCGGTTGAAGAGCCAATAGACATGGATTCTCCAGAAATCCGAGAACTTGAAAAATTTGCCAATGAATTTAAAGTGAGAAGAATTAAGCTAG ggtACACccaaacaaatgttggagaagccCTGGCAGCTGTGCATGGCTCTGAATTCAGTCAAACAACTATCTGCCGATTTGAAAACCTGCAGCTTAGCTTCAAAAATGCATGCAAACTAAAAGCAATATTATCCAAATGGCTGGAGGAAGCCGAGCAAGTAGGAG CTTTATACAATGAGAAAGTGGgtgcaaatgaaagaaaaaggaaacggAGAACAACTATCAG TATTGCTGCTAAAGACGCTCTGGAGAGACACTTTGGAGAACAGAATAAACCTTCATCTCAAGAGATCTTGAGGATGGCTGAAGAACTGAACCTGGAGAAAGAAGTAGTGAGGGTTTGGTTTTGCAAccgaaggcagagagaaaaacgGGTGAAAACAAGTCTGAATCAGAGTTTATTTACTATTTCTAAGGAGCATCTTGAATGCAGATAA